ACGTACCAAGCGATTAGTAGATGAAGTTACCAAACGTCTGGAGGAAGCCGGAATAGACCCTTCTCTGGCCCGAAAAGTGGTGGAAACCGCACTCAGCGGCTGGGGCTTAGGAGTCAAAGAGGAAGGTAAAACCGAATACCTTCTTTCCCTGGGAGAGAATGAAATCGCCTCTCTCGCCTCAGCCTGCCAGGAATATTGGGATGTCTTGGTACAGGTTGTTCAGGCGGCAGAAGACGAAGCCCCGGAAGGAGAAAAGGCCAAGAAGAACAAGAAAAAACTAGCTAAAGCAGCAATCCCGGAGGAATTCAAAAAAATTATGGGGCAGATATTGGACGGTGGCAAAGCAGTGGATTTGGCCCTTTTTGGCAGGATGCTCGCCGACCTCCCGGAAAAGAATATCGATGCTGCCTGCCAGGTAGCTCATGCCATCTCCACCCACAAAATCAGTATGGATTTTGATTTTTATACCGCAGTGGACGACCTCAACCCCAAAGAAACTGCTGGTGCGGGGATGATGGGTACTATCGAGTTCAATTCTGCCTGCTTTTACCGGTATGCCAACATCGATATGAGTCAGCTGCAAGAAAACCTGGGAGGAGATCAAGACTTGTCTATAAAGGCGGTGGACGCCTTCCTCCGGGCCGCCGCAGCCGCCATTCCCACCGGCAAGCAAA
This sequence is a window from Deltaproteobacteria bacterium. Protein-coding genes within it:
- the cas7e gene encoding type I-E CRISPR-associated protein Cas7/Cse4/CasC; translated protein: MFIELHMLQNFAPSCLNRDDTNSPKDCEFGGYRRARISSQCIKRSIRQYFKNEMRLPVESLAKRTKRLVDEVTKRLEEAGIDPSLARKVVETALSGWGLGVKEEGKTEYLLSLGENEIASLASACQEYWDVLVQVVQAAEDEAPEGEKAKKNKKKLAKAAIPEEFKKIMGQILDGGKAVDLALFGRMLADLPEKNIDAACQVAHAISTHKISMDFDFYTAVDDLNPKETAGAGMMGTIEFNSACFYRYANIDMSQLQENLGGDQDLSIKAVDAFLRAAAAAIPTGKQNSMAAQNPPSFILGVVRQSGLWSLANAFVEPVRPDQKGNLIQKSVTALENYWEKLATAYGEKGILLKSALAIDNELQKLQDHQVENLEALVTKVMDVIRST